A window from Streptomyces sp. NBC_00299 encodes these proteins:
- a CDS encoding carbamoyltransferase C-terminal domain-containing protein encodes MRAVLGLNFHHDTSACLVVDGRIHAAEEERWSGVKHNRTTRKGILTAPTQALDWCLRSAGITVDEIDHVWTPSMRPAPRHGSWASTEQAELAALLPEALGQRLKLISHHTAHVLAGYLLSGEEHAAGLVIDAGGSVLGTDIASGRERITGYDLRPDSIDRVHQIAPAIAPGPSGPVRTHPSLGHFYRNLALRVIPTGNEVEGSMMALAAFGDPDRYYKELRDLVQLGENGHVHIAAPWGSYDADTPLGIEDAVWTAQSADSKPLNARADLAAAAQRVFAEAVIHVARHLRRLTAARTLVFSGGCALNSHLNGTLAEESGFEKLFVAPAPHDAGTAVGAALYAWNYVLGQPLLPTPEDADWGPLPGPLPDRALAGGYRSVSGLGERLIPTVAALLADHHVVGWVRGGMEFGPRALGHRSILAHPGEAATKARLNALKQRADYRPLAPLALVEEADAWFLGDGDPFMNRVVRARHCKSDRMPAVVHHDGTARLQTVSRGHSGVRPLLEEFHRLTGVPVLLNTSLNFKGTPILRTAEQAVTAAVELGLDALAVEDTLVLAPHVRLDTALTTPDGTDRT; translated from the coding sequence ATGCGCGCAGTGCTTGGCCTGAACTTCCACCACGACACCTCCGCCTGCCTCGTCGTCGACGGCCGCATCCACGCGGCCGAGGAAGAGCGATGGAGCGGCGTCAAACACAACCGCACCACACGCAAGGGCATCCTCACCGCCCCCACCCAGGCCCTCGACTGGTGCCTGCGGTCCGCCGGCATCACCGTCGACGAAATCGACCACGTGTGGACCCCCTCCATGCGGCCCGCCCCCCGGCACGGATCGTGGGCGTCCACGGAACAGGCCGAACTCGCCGCCCTGCTCCCCGAGGCGCTCGGGCAGCGGCTGAAGCTCATCTCCCACCACACCGCGCACGTCCTGGCCGGCTATCTGCTCTCCGGCGAGGAACACGCCGCCGGCCTGGTCATCGACGCGGGCGGGTCCGTCCTCGGCACGGACATCGCGTCGGGACGCGAACGGATCACCGGCTACGACCTGAGGCCGGACAGCATCGACCGCGTCCATCAGATCGCACCGGCCATCGCCCCCGGCCCGTCCGGACCCGTGCGCACCCACCCGTCCCTCGGCCACTTCTACCGCAACCTCGCGCTGCGAGTGATTCCGACGGGCAACGAAGTGGAGGGCAGCATGATGGCCCTCGCCGCGTTCGGTGACCCGGACCGCTACTACAAGGAACTCCGCGACCTCGTCCAACTCGGCGAGAACGGACACGTGCACATCGCGGCGCCATGGGGCTCGTACGACGCCGACACCCCGCTCGGGATCGAAGACGCCGTCTGGACCGCGCAGTCCGCCGACTCGAAGCCGCTGAACGCCCGCGCCGACCTGGCTGCGGCGGCACAGCGGGTCTTCGCCGAGGCCGTCATCCACGTGGCCCGTCACCTGCGCCGTCTCACGGCTGCCCGCACACTGGTCTTCTCCGGCGGCTGCGCCCTGAACTCCCATCTCAACGGCACACTCGCCGAAGAGTCCGGCTTCGAGAAACTGTTCGTCGCCCCGGCGCCCCACGACGCCGGCACCGCGGTCGGCGCCGCCCTCTACGCCTGGAACTACGTCCTCGGGCAACCCCTCCTGCCGACACCCGAGGACGCCGACTGGGGCCCGCTACCCGGCCCCCTGCCCGACAGGGCCCTCGCGGGCGGCTACCGCAGCGTCTCCGGCCTCGGTGAGCGGCTGATCCCCACCGTCGCCGCGCTCCTCGCGGACCACCACGTCGTCGGCTGGGTTCGGGGCGGCATGGAGTTCGGACCGAGGGCCCTCGGTCACCGCTCGATCCTCGCCCACCCCGGCGAGGCGGCGACCAAGGCCCGCCTGAACGCCCTCAAACAGCGGGCCGACTACCGCCCGTTGGCGCCCCTGGCACTCGTCGAGGAAGCCGACGCGTGGTTCCTCGGCGACGGCGACCCGTTCATGAACCGCGTCGTACGCGCCCGCCACTGCAAGTCCGACCGGATGCCCGCGGTTGTCCACCACGACGGAACCGCCCGTCTCCAGACCGTCAGCCGAGGACACTCCGGCGTCCGCCCGCTGCTGGAGGAGTTCCACCGGCTCACCGGCGTGCCCGTCCTCCTGAACACCTCCCTGAACTTCAAGGGAACGCCCATCCTCCGCACCGCCGAACAGGCCGTCACCGCCGCGGTCGAGCTCGGACTCGACGCCTTGGCCGTCGAGGACACGTTGGTCCTCGCCCCGCACGTGCGGCTCGACACGGCCCTGACGACCCCCGACGGAACGGACCGCACATGA
- a CDS encoding GTP 3',8-cyclase MoaA gives MTSTDQTLSRIDLLRLFAMTGRNHPYMALTLNSLCNRDCVFCKPRCMPDYGHKDETLTVSDYADIANEAGLWGIRKAHCSGGEPTLRADILDIIGALSTGLGDNATVGMTSHGNLRRGLTVDALHDAGLTYLNVSLHSLDSSRSSEIMGGGDSRVTRATIDRALELGLKVKINCVLQRSYLDDAFGVAELAKQLPIAVRLIELQRIGPAEALFPTEFVPEAEVRERLHAWFERAGEISRTELGVRSPGRYLQPPGWAGSIGFISNSSCATCSDANRIKITPTGIARPCILHNRDIPLKPHLADGTMADAYAHLFRAMLERDSNDAWQGFHYVDYDLRWDRLERPQGVPVLPLLPVAGSTGGGCSLRRPAEEAE, from the coding sequence ATGACTTCCACTGATCAGACGTTGTCCAGGATCGACCTGTTGCGGCTGTTCGCCATGACTGGTCGGAACCACCCGTACATGGCACTCACGCTGAACTCGCTCTGCAATCGCGACTGCGTATTCTGCAAGCCGCGGTGCATGCCCGACTACGGGCACAAGGACGAGACGCTCACCGTCTCCGACTACGCGGACATCGCGAACGAGGCCGGCCTCTGGGGCATCCGCAAGGCGCACTGCTCGGGCGGGGAGCCGACGCTGCGTGCCGACATCCTCGACATCATCGGGGCGCTCTCCACCGGTCTCGGCGACAATGCGACCGTCGGTATGACCAGCCACGGCAACCTGCGCCGCGGCCTGACCGTGGACGCGCTGCACGATGCCGGGCTCACGTACCTGAACGTCAGCCTCCACAGCCTCGATTCCTCGCGCTCCTCCGAGATCATGGGTGGCGGCGATTCACGAGTCACCCGTGCCACAATCGACCGAGCACTCGAGCTCGGCCTCAAGGTCAAGATCAACTGTGTACTTCAGCGGTCGTACCTGGATGACGCCTTCGGTGTCGCGGAACTCGCCAAGCAACTCCCCATCGCCGTACGGCTGATCGAGCTGCAGCGCATCGGGCCGGCGGAGGCCCTGTTTCCCACTGAGTTCGTGCCCGAGGCGGAAGTCCGCGAACGCCTCCACGCGTGGTTCGAGAGGGCCGGGGAGATCTCCCGCACCGAGTTGGGCGTGCGAAGCCCCGGACGCTACCTCCAGCCGCCCGGCTGGGCCGGCTCCATCGGATTCATCTCCAACTCCTCCTGCGCCACCTGCTCCGACGCCAACCGCATCAAGATCACACCCACCGGCATCGCGAGGCCGTGCATCCTCCACAACCGGGACATCCCCCTGAAGCCGCATCTTGCGGACGGCACCATGGCCGACGCGTACGCCCACCTCTTCCGCGCCATGCTCGAGCGCGACAGCAACGATGCGTGGCAGGGCTTCCACTACGTCGACTACGACCTGCGCTGGGACCGCCTGGAGCGGCCGCAGGGCGTGCCCGTGCTTCCCCTGTTGCCTGTGGCCGGTAGTACGGGCGGGGGCTGCTCGCTTCGCCGACCCGCAGAGGAGGCCGAGTGA
- a CDS encoding glycosyltransferase family 4 protein — protein MAAHKRSPQGAIHVPTGDAIAPQRQDGRRRVVGPVSSPTTQPKIAVALHDGYYGCTSGTGFSNRAFLEVLTRTLPRGRLLVMPVHIRPSDASYDPAWVAETERIVQRAGAEVVPVPGGRAATAALAGGEALCERVAEVAREHLARAPMAHLIGLDIPFLGLGLHRRADDPFSLLLVPRSTSELASPEDRRRIHWEHRGLTAAVSSGARVAAISHHMRGHLEQVYGIPRHAVVDLPNGLLLHDHEDLPSAPLPPRAKAGFLLSMGRAVESKGFEDLLEAIRFLKGQGTHMPHLLLAPTTHAEGLTDYQRQLQAMVRDYAIDATFLSRFSSRYRSWLRSPALRGVVVPSRAEPFGRIPLEAFASGAAPVVATRAGGLTETVIDGVTGFMAEARDPVDLARAIRRALHISGPEREQMRAQSGALLTARHDYEATIRSYLRQYTPWAMTLSLAARS, from the coding sequence ATGGCAGCCCATAAACGCAGTCCACAGGGCGCGATTCACGTTCCGACCGGTGATGCAATCGCCCCTCAGCGGCAAGACGGTAGACGGCGAGTCGTCGGGCCGGTCTCCAGCCCGACCACCCAGCCGAAGATCGCCGTCGCGCTGCACGACGGCTATTACGGCTGCACATCGGGCACGGGCTTCAGCAACCGAGCATTCCTTGAGGTACTCACGCGAACCTTGCCCCGGGGACGCCTCCTGGTCATGCCCGTTCACATCCGACCCTCCGACGCCAGCTACGACCCGGCATGGGTGGCGGAGACGGAGAGGATCGTGCAGCGAGCCGGGGCCGAGGTTGTTCCCGTTCCGGGCGGTCGTGCGGCGACCGCCGCCCTCGCGGGCGGTGAGGCCCTGTGTGAGCGCGTAGCGGAAGTCGCCCGAGAGCACCTTGCCCGTGCACCCATGGCCCATCTGATCGGCTTGGACATCCCCTTCCTTGGTCTCGGGCTTCATCGACGCGCCGACGACCCGTTCAGCCTCTTACTCGTGCCCCGGTCAACGAGCGAACTCGCCTCGCCCGAGGACCGGCGGCGTATCCACTGGGAGCACAGGGGGCTGACGGCCGCAGTGAGTAGCGGTGCGCGCGTCGCCGCCATCTCGCACCACATGCGCGGCCACCTTGAGCAGGTCTACGGCATCCCACGGCACGCAGTCGTCGACCTCCCCAACGGCCTGCTCCTGCATGATCACGAGGACCTCCCCTCTGCTCCGTTGCCGCCACGAGCCAAAGCGGGCTTCCTCCTGTCCATGGGCCGAGCCGTGGAGAGCAAAGGGTTCGAAGACCTGCTGGAAGCCATCCGTTTCCTCAAAGGGCAGGGGACCCACATGCCGCACCTTTTACTCGCCCCCACCACGCACGCGGAAGGTCTCACGGACTACCAGCGGCAGCTCCAGGCGATGGTCCGTGACTACGCGATCGACGCGACGTTTCTGTCGCGGTTCTCTTCCCGGTACCGCTCGTGGCTGCGCAGTCCAGCCCTCCGTGGCGTGGTCGTGCCCTCCCGTGCCGAGCCGTTCGGGAGGATCCCTCTCGAGGCGTTCGCCTCGGGGGCCGCACCGGTGGTCGCGACGCGGGCGGGCGGACTCACGGAGACGGTCATCGATGGGGTGACCGGATTCATGGCAGAAGCCCGTGACCCTGTTGACCTTGCCCGTGCGATCAGACGAGCGCTTCACATCAGTGGCCCGGAGCGTGAGCAGATGCGCGCTCAGAGCGGGGCACTGCTCACGGCCCGGCACGACTACGAGGCCACCATCCGCTCCTACCTGCGCCAGTACACCCCTTGGGCAATGACGCTCAGCCTCGCTGCGAGGAGTTGA
- a CDS encoding D-2-hydroxyacid dehydrogenase, with translation MTTTVLVCLNSPYSFWQLSDQHAEQLRSAFPDVRFRLAQEPDVATEIRTADVYFGWAFDAGWLKAPTRLRWTATPSAGVDHWPVAALDAAGVTLSRGFGYHGQPMAEHAIGLLLGFSRGLFESSRRQAGSVWWKDDLASSFFDLYGQTLTIVGCGSVGVRVAEVAQAFGMHVIGVRRRCPRSELGGIEWVPADRVREALTRSRAVVNLLPATNETHGFFDQTAFEACGAGTIFLNLGRASTVDHDALLDALDTGPLAGAALDVQPSKPPALDDPLRHHPRIVLTPKSAVFSHAYMDRAVAFFRDNLRRFLTGQLLNGAVTPTHGGPYDFH, from the coding sequence GTGACAACCACCGTCCTGGTCTGCCTCAACTCGCCTTACTCCTTCTGGCAGTTATCAGACCAGCATGCCGAACAACTGCGGTCCGCATTCCCGGACGTCCGTTTCCGACTTGCCCAGGAGCCCGACGTCGCTACCGAGATCCGTACCGCTGACGTCTATTTCGGTTGGGCCTTCGACGCGGGCTGGCTAAAGGCCCCGACGCGATTGCGCTGGACAGCCACCCCGTCCGCGGGTGTCGATCACTGGCCAGTCGCCGCACTCGATGCTGCCGGCGTGACGCTCAGCCGTGGGTTCGGCTACCACGGTCAGCCGATGGCCGAGCACGCGATCGGGCTGCTCCTCGGCTTCTCGCGTGGCCTGTTCGAAAGCAGCAGACGTCAGGCCGGGTCGGTCTGGTGGAAGGACGACCTCGCCAGCAGTTTCTTCGACCTGTACGGACAGACCCTCACGATCGTCGGGTGCGGTTCTGTCGGCGTCCGCGTCGCCGAGGTCGCGCAGGCGTTCGGCATGCACGTCATCGGCGTAAGGCGCAGATGCCCTCGTTCCGAGCTCGGCGGGATCGAATGGGTGCCGGCGGATCGTGTTCGTGAAGCGCTAACGCGTTCCCGCGCCGTCGTGAACCTGCTCCCCGCGACCAACGAGACACACGGGTTCTTCGACCAGACCGCCTTCGAGGCGTGCGGCGCCGGGACGATCTTCCTCAACCTAGGGCGGGCCAGCACCGTCGACCACGACGCGCTCCTCGACGCACTGGACACCGGCCCGCTGGCCGGCGCCGCCCTCGACGTGCAGCCGAGCAAGCCGCCAGCGCTCGACGACCCGCTCCGCCACCATCCGCGGATCGTGCTCACACCCAAGAGCGCGGTCTTCAGCCACGCCTACATGGACCGGGCAGTCGCCTTCTTCCGCGACAACCTTCGGCGTTTCCTCACCGGCCAGCTCCTCAACGGCGCTGTTACCCCAACTCACGGAGGGCCGTATGACTTCCACTGA
- a CDS encoding HD domain-containing protein yields MTSTSAMTDELGFRDWPEPERARGRLAATLATTIYAGHVRDQGTPYITHPVRVVTVLKDELGVTDPELLILGLLHDALEVAPSAERLIASHLGPVLTRRLRSMTPDHRLEQRPKQPWDSDVWHNKIRCLGPEELLIRLADRIDNLRDLRHSPDPDRRTRFLDSLTSTYLPLAEESRDVSAPLRAAYEVLHAEYRQQAEAGR; encoded by the coding sequence ATGACCAGCACCTCCGCCATGACAGACGAACTCGGCTTCAGGGACTGGCCGGAGCCGGAACGAGCGCGAGGCCGGCTCGCCGCGACCCTCGCCACGACGATCTACGCCGGTCACGTCCGTGACCAGGGCACGCCCTACATCACCCACCCAGTGCGCGTCGTGACCGTCCTGAAGGACGAACTCGGCGTCACCGATCCCGAACTGCTCATCCTCGGCCTGCTGCACGACGCGCTGGAGGTGGCGCCGTCGGCCGAACGCCTCATAGCGTCCCACCTGGGCCCAGTCCTCACGCGGCGGCTGCGCTCCATGACCCCCGACCACCGGCTGGAGCAGCGCCCCAAGCAGCCGTGGGACTCGGACGTCTGGCACAACAAGATCAGGTGCCTCGGTCCGGAGGAACTGCTCATCCGTCTCGCCGACCGCATCGACAACCTGCGCGACCTGCGGCACTCACCGGACCCGGACCGCCGGACGCGCTTCCTCGACAGCCTGACCAGCACCTACCTGCCGCTCGCTGAGGAGTCCCGCGACGTGAGCGCACCACTACGAGCCGCGTACGAGGTGCTCCACGCCGAGTACCGGCAGCAGGCGGAGGCGGGCAGGTGA
- a CDS encoding IS256 family transposase — translation MLSVVNADGSTPNGFLIDEIVREGARRMLAAALEAEVNAYLAELADQRDDRGRRLVVRNGYHQPRSVTTAAGSVEVKAPRVNDRRIDETTGERKRFSSAILPPWCRKSPKISEVLPLLYLHGLSSGDFVPALEQFLGSSAGLSPATVTRLTTQWQADHKAFGERDLAGSDYVYVWADGIHLRIRLAEAKSCVLVVMGVRADGTKELIAMADGYRESAESWADLLRDCARRGMRAPVLAVGDGALGFWKALAEVFPEARHQRCWVHKTANVVNALPTSAQPGARKALQEIYNAEDREHALKAVATFGKTYGTKWPKAVKKITDDVGELLAFYDFPAEHWIHLRTTNPIESTFATVRLRTKVTKGAGSAAAALAMVFKLVESAQQRWRAVNAPHLVALVRAGARFERGHLVERPEGQAA, via the coding sequence GTGCTCAGCGTAGTCAATGCCGACGGCAGCACCCCGAACGGCTTTCTGATCGACGAGATTGTCCGTGAGGGGGCGAGGCGGATGCTCGCCGCCGCCCTGGAAGCCGAAGTCAACGCCTACTTAGCCGAGTTGGCTGATCAACGGGACGACCGAGGCCGTCGGCTGGTGGTGCGCAACGGCTACCACCAGCCCCGGTCGGTGACCACGGCTGCCGGGTCGGTGGAGGTGAAGGCCCCGCGGGTGAACGACCGCCGCATCGACGAGACCACCGGGGAGCGCAAGCGGTTCTCCTCGGCGATCCTGCCGCCGTGGTGCCGCAAGTCCCCGAAGATCAGCGAGGTGCTGCCGCTGCTCTACCTGCACGGACTGTCCTCCGGCGACTTCGTGCCCGCGCTGGAGCAGTTCCTGGGCAGCTCGGCCGGTCTCTCGCCGGCCACCGTCACCCGCCTCACCACCCAGTGGCAGGCCGACCACAAGGCATTCGGCGAGCGCGACCTGGCCGGCTCCGACTACGTCTACGTCTGGGCCGACGGCATCCACCTGCGCATCCGCCTGGCCGAGGCGAAGTCCTGCGTCCTGGTGGTGATGGGCGTGCGCGCGGACGGCACCAAGGAACTGATCGCGATGGCCGATGGCTACCGCGAATCCGCCGAGTCTTGGGCTGACCTGCTTCGCGACTGCGCCCGGCGCGGCATGCGCGCCCCCGTCCTGGCCGTCGGCGACGGAGCACTCGGGTTCTGGAAGGCCCTTGCGGAGGTGTTCCCCGAAGCCCGCCATCAGAGGTGCTGGGTTCACAAAACGGCCAACGTCGTCAACGCCCTGCCGACCTCGGCACAGCCCGGAGCCCGCAAGGCCCTGCAGGAGATCTACAACGCCGAGGACCGCGAGCACGCGCTCAAGGCGGTGGCCACGTTCGGGAAGACCTACGGCACGAAGTGGCCCAAGGCCGTCAAGAAAATCACCGACGACGTCGGCGAGCTGCTGGCGTTCTACGACTTCCCCGCCGAGCACTGGATCCACCTGCGCACGACGAATCCGATCGAGTCGACCTTTGCCACCGTCCGCCTGCGGACGAAGGTGACCAAAGGCGCCGGCAGCGCGGCCGCCGCGCTCGCCATGGTTTTCAAGCTCGTCGAGTCTGCCCAGCAGCGGTGGCGAGCCGTGAACGCACCCCACCTCGTCGCCCTCGTCCGCGCCGGCGCCCGCTTCGAACGCGGTCACCTCGTCGAACGTCCCGAGGGGCAAGCGGCTTGA
- a CDS encoding Ku protein, which translates to MSIARGKEYDKVYELLRAALAEANKVGVATFVMRGKQYLTALRAEDKILVLQTLHWADEVRDPGKELPELPSGRAGRGKELQMALQLIEALSGDWEPARYHDTYQEQVRELVKAKAEGQEVALAEEAPTATNVVDLMQALQSSLDAAGTGRGGRAAAGRQTPSTRRKTARPSGAKTAKKTASRKAPPKQARASTRDRGHRAGKSELQKLTKAELYQRATEQDLPGRSKMSRDQLIDALTRTGRRRKKSAA; encoded by the coding sequence TTGAGCATTGCTCGCGGCAAGGAGTACGACAAGGTGTACGAGCTGCTGCGGGCGGCACTGGCCGAGGCGAACAAGGTGGGGGTGGCCACCTTCGTCATGCGGGGCAAGCAGTACCTGACCGCCCTCCGGGCAGAGGACAAGATCCTGGTGCTCCAGACCCTCCACTGGGCCGACGAGGTCCGTGACCCGGGCAAGGAACTGCCCGAGCTGCCTTCCGGACGGGCCGGGCGCGGCAAGGAACTGCAGATGGCGCTGCAACTGATCGAGGCCCTCAGCGGCGACTGGGAGCCTGCCCGCTACCACGACACCTACCAGGAGCAGGTGCGTGAGCTGGTGAAGGCGAAGGCCGAGGGACAGGAGGTCGCCCTAGCCGAGGAGGCGCCCACCGCGACAAACGTCGTCGACCTCATGCAGGCCTTGCAGAGCAGCCTCGATGCCGCCGGCACCGGCCGCGGTGGGCGTGCGGCCGCCGGTCGGCAAACACCGTCCACACGCCGCAAGACCGCACGCCCGTCGGGGGCGAAGACGGCGAAGAAGACGGCCTCAAGGAAGGCCCCGCCGAAGCAGGCGCGTGCGTCGACGAGGGATCGCGGCCACAGGGCGGGCAAGAGCGAGCTGCAGAAGCTGACCAAGGCGGAGCTGTACCAGCGGGCGACCGAACAGGACCTCCCCGGCCGATCGAAGATGAGCCGCGACCAGCTCATCGACGCTCTCACGCGTACCGGACGCCGCCGGAAGAAGAGTGCCGCCTGA
- a CDS encoding radical SAM protein, translating to MTSSFVLSGTRRTLKTAKIKITTKCNRHCDFCIFAEGGQGENMPLDTFEQVLDRLGQIPFRQLHINGGEPTVHRDFSELSGLARDRFPDQVMVLGSNAVTLARNERLFEATLTHYDQVLIGCDEEHDNYDEVRAVIPVLREAGKTVVINSVLEAIAPDRLGQLAALCDEHGAIHVTNDVHHIDVGQPTNDLGGLCDRNVDQHLMIEVGGDCYRCFNAMAKNDSEFTVWDDDFAAKVFAPRREHYDFCLKCHEYRDSGLQVVPSLARRTASV from the coding sequence ATGACCTCCTCCTTCGTGCTGTCTGGTACCCGCAGGACCCTCAAGACCGCGAAGATCAAGATCACGACCAAGTGCAACCGCCATTGCGACTTCTGCATCTTCGCCGAAGGTGGCCAGGGCGAGAACATGCCGCTGGACACGTTCGAGCAAGTCCTCGACCGCCTTGGACAGATCCCGTTCCGGCAGTTGCACATCAACGGCGGAGAACCCACCGTCCACCGCGACTTCAGCGAGCTCAGCGGCCTGGCTCGTGACCGTTTTCCGGACCAGGTCATGGTGCTCGGCTCCAACGCGGTCACCCTGGCCCGCAACGAGCGCCTCTTTGAGGCGACCCTCACGCACTACGACCAGGTCCTCATCGGCTGCGACGAGGAGCACGACAACTACGACGAGGTCCGCGCCGTCATCCCCGTACTCCGGGAAGCCGGAAAGACCGTCGTCATCAACAGCGTGCTGGAGGCCATCGCCCCGGACCGCCTCGGGCAACTGGCCGCCTTGTGCGACGAGCACGGAGCCATCCACGTCACCAACGACGTCCATCACATCGACGTCGGTCAGCCGACCAACGATCTCGGGGGACTCTGCGACCGTAACGTCGACCAGCACCTCATGATCGAGGTCGGCGGCGACTGCTACCGGTGCTTCAACGCCATGGCCAAGAACGACAGCGAGTTCACGGTCTGGGACGACGACTTCGCCGCCAAGGTCTTCGCGCCGCGCCGCGAGCACTACGACTTCTGCCTGAAGTGCCACGAGTACAGGGACTCGGGTCTTCAGGTCGTCCCCTCCCTCGCCCGCCGCACGGCATCCGTCTGA
- a CDS encoding glycosyltransferase → MTPVVHSMSPIGRTGGRVYLRMIHEVTADSIEWRTVPDYKRAYTVRRGRKVRHLARLAPHIRELRGEPGSFLWDDLSILFFTPEMRARTVFVFHHYESLQFDSWPLEPLLWRRLFAVLPQCRAVVCVAPFWAAFLRERGVDNVRVIYNAFDLAEIDRVRGMDPAECKARLGLPQDEITVYAGKAVHWKGIETVATAIKGEPRLRLVTTGSNTIGSPGHHFDLPRPRYLELLRACDVGVFTPRMREGWSRCAAEALLLGVPCLIQPVAGLGDLARMTEQPPPDPRRLAQQIRERAGAPPAESKTVYETLARFDTTYFRDAWSRLLLQATGP, encoded by the coding sequence GTGACCCCGGTCGTCCACTCCATGTCGCCGATAGGCCGCACCGGAGGCCGCGTCTACCTCCGCATGATCCACGAGGTCACAGCCGATTCGATCGAATGGCGCACGGTGCCGGATTACAAACGCGCCTACACCGTCCGCCGAGGACGGAAGGTGCGCCACCTCGCCCGCCTCGCGCCTCATATCCGCGAACTCAGAGGCGAGCCGGGCTCGTTCCTCTGGGACGACCTCAGCATCCTGTTCTTCACCCCGGAGATGCGGGCCCGGACGGTCTTCGTCTTCCACCACTACGAGTCGCTGCAGTTCGACTCCTGGCCCCTCGAACCGCTGCTGTGGCGCAGGCTCTTCGCGGTTCTGCCCCAGTGCCGGGCGGTCGTGTGCGTCGCCCCGTTCTGGGCGGCGTTCCTGCGGGAGCGCGGAGTGGACAACGTCCGGGTGATCTACAACGCCTTCGACCTCGCCGAGATCGACAGAGTCCGCGGCATGGACCCGGCCGAATGCAAGGCCCGACTCGGTCTCCCCCAGGACGAGATCACCGTGTACGCGGGCAAAGCAGTGCACTGGAAAGGCATCGAGACAGTCGCCACGGCCATCAAGGGCGAACCCAGGCTCCGTCTCGTGACCACCGGAAGCAACACCATCGGCTCCCCGGGGCACCACTTCGACCTGCCCCGCCCCCGGTACCTCGAACTCCTGCGTGCCTGCGACGTCGGAGTCTTCACTCCGCGCATGCGAGAAGGGTGGAGCCGCTGCGCCGCGGAGGCGCTGCTCCTGGGTGTGCCCTGCCTCATCCAGCCGGTCGCCGGACTGGGTGACCTCGCGCGTATGACCGAGCAGCCACCCCCGGATCCGCGTCGGCTGGCCCAGCAGATACGGGAGCGGGCGGGCGCGCCGCCCGCCGAGTCGAAGACCGTGTACGAGACGCTGGCCCGCTTCGACACGACGTACTTCCGCGACGCCTGGTCCCGCCTCCTCCTGCAGGCGACGGGACCTTGA